One genomic segment of Bacteroides caccae includes these proteins:
- a CDS encoding nucleoside phosphorylase: MKKYFPSSELIINEDGSVFHLHVKPEWLADKVILVGDPGRVALVASHFENKECEVESREFKTITGTYKGKRITVVSTGIGCDNIDIVMNELDALANIDFETREEKEQFRQLELVRIGTCGGLQPNTPVGTFVCSQKSIGFDGLLNFYAGRNAVCDLAFERAFLNHMGWSGNMCAPAPYVIDASEELIDRVAKDDMVRGVTIAAGGFFGPQGRELRIPLADPKQNDKIEAFEYKGFKITNFEMESSALAGLSRLMGHKAMTVCMVIANRLIKEANTGYKNTIDTLIQTVLDRI, translated from the coding sequence ATGAAAAAGTACTTTCCATCCTCTGAATTAATTATCAACGAAGACGGCTCGGTATTCCATCTTCACGTAAAACCTGAATGGTTGGCAGACAAAGTTATCCTGGTTGGTGATCCCGGACGTGTGGCACTCGTAGCTTCTCATTTCGAAAACAAAGAATGCGAAGTGGAAAGCCGCGAATTCAAGACAATCACGGGTACATATAAAGGTAAACGAATTACTGTCGTTTCTACCGGAATCGGTTGCGATAATATCGATATCGTAATGAACGAACTGGATGCATTAGCCAATATCGACTTCGAGACACGAGAAGAAAAAGAACAGTTCCGGCAGTTAGAGTTAGTACGTATCGGTACGTGCGGCGGTTTACAGCCAAATACACCGGTGGGAACATTCGTATGTTCGCAGAAGTCTATCGGTTTCGACGGATTATTGAATTTCTATGCCGGACGCAATGCTGTATGCGACTTGGCTTTCGAACGTGCTTTCCTCAACCACATGGGGTGGTCGGGAAATATGTGTGCTCCTGCGCCCTATGTTATTGATGCCAGCGAAGAATTAATTGACCGGGTTGCGAAGGATGATATGGTACGTGGCGTGACAATTGCCGCCGGAGGTTTCTTCGGTCCGCAGGGACGTGAGCTCCGTATTCCGTTGGCAGATCCGAAACAGAATGATAAAATTGAAGCGTTTGAATACAAAGGTTTCAAGATAACCAATTTCGAAATGGAGAGTTCCGCTTTGGCAGGACTTAGCCGGTTAATGGGACACAAGGCCATGACTGTCTGCATGGTAATAGCCAACCGCCTTATCAAAGAGGCGAATACCGGATATAAAAATACGATTGATACGTTGATTCAAACGGTGCTCGACAGAATATAA
- a CDS encoding plasmid mobilization protein: protein MKEDIENTSNSSKETRNVFIGAKVTPTQKEYIKSMATQCGMTISDYLLSCAYNFKPKVRLTKEEAALLQNLDDCRADLVKYTSALHGMSTKQRMAMFNQIPFMVNWLKELGNVAESVCQFLNTVKEKNKIPSNLKSEEE from the coding sequence ATGAAAGAAGATATTGAAAATACATCGAACTCCTCTAAAGAAACCAGAAACGTCTTCATCGGAGCGAAAGTCACTCCTACTCAAAAGGAGTATATAAAATCAATGGCTACCCAATGCGGTATGACCATAAGTGATTACCTATTGTCGTGTGCCTATAACTTCAAGCCCAAAGTGAGACTTACGAAAGAAGAAGCAGCCCTGTTGCAGAATCTGGACGATTGTCGGGCAGACCTCGTAAAATACACCTCCGCCCTACACGGAATGTCCACAAAGCAGCGCATGGCAATGTTCAATCAGATTCCGTTCATGGTCAACTGGCTCAAGGAACTTGGCAATGTAGCCGAAAGTGTCTGCCAGTTCCTGAATACTGTAAAAGAGAAGAACAAAATTCCGTCCAACCTTAAATCCGAAGAAGAATGA
- a CDS encoding AAA family ATPase, with product MEKTDNTTPSCEELAVYMEDSIVSVTNTYEQSPVVLMVDDAVIGTLGNFSASIGKAKSKKTFNVSAIVASALRNSTVLHYRSTFPDNKRNILYIDTEQGRHHCQQILKRILRLAELPEDKKPDNLLMLALRKFSPKLRLAIVEQAIGTIPDLGLVIIDGIRDFLYDINSPGESTDIISKFMQWTDDRQIHIHTVLHQNKNDEHARGHIGTELNNKAETIMQIEVDKEDKTISVVEAVHIRDREFEPFAFRINEEAIPEPVESYLPKEKKTGRPTKGPFDPDKEIPKNVHRPALNAVFANGNINNYDDYIERLQEGYGLQGIKLGYNKAVKVATLLSDKQMVIKEGKDYAFNPEYHY from the coding sequence ATGGAGAAGACGGACAATACGACTCCTTCATGTGAAGAATTGGCGGTTTACATGGAAGATTCAATCGTGAGCGTGACGAATACCTACGAGCAGTCGCCAGTGGTGCTGATGGTAGACGATGCTGTTATCGGTACATTAGGAAACTTCAGTGCGTCCATCGGAAAAGCCAAAAGCAAGAAAACCTTTAACGTATCGGCCATAGTCGCATCGGCATTGAGAAACAGCACCGTTCTTCATTATCGGTCCACTTTTCCCGATAATAAGCGAAATATTCTGTACATCGACACGGAGCAAGGACGACATCATTGCCAGCAGATATTGAAACGAATCCTACGTTTAGCTGAATTGCCGGAAGACAAGAAACCGGATAATCTGCTCATGCTGGCTCTACGCAAGTTCTCCCCTAAACTACGTCTGGCGATAGTCGAACAGGCCATTGGCACAATACCGGATTTGGGATTGGTCATCATAGATGGCATTCGTGATTTCCTGTATGACATCAATTCTCCCGGTGAATCTACCGATATCATCTCCAAATTCATGCAGTGGACGGACGACAGACAGATTCACATCCATACCGTACTGCATCAGAACAAGAATGACGAACATGCTCGTGGTCACATCGGCACTGAACTCAACAATAAAGCGGAAACCATTATGCAGATCGAGGTGGATAAAGAGGACAAGACCATAAGCGTGGTCGAAGCCGTGCATATCCGCGACCGTGAGTTTGAACCTTTCGCTTTCCGCATAAACGAGGAAGCCATACCCGAACCGGTAGAGTCCTATCTGCCAAAAGAGAAGAAGACCGGACGACCAACCAAAGGACCGTTCGATCCGGACAAGGAGATTCCAAAGAATGTACATCGTCCAGCATTGAATGCCGTTTTTGCCAATGGCAACATCAACAATTACGATGATTATATAGAACGCTTGCAAGAGGGTTACGGATTACAGGGTATAAAACTCGGTTATAACAAGGCGGTAAAGGTCGCAACATTGCTCAGTGACAAACAAATGGTTATAAAAGAAGGGAAAGATTATGCCTTCAATCCAGAATACCATTATTGA
- a CDS encoding tyrosine-type recombinase/integrase produces the protein MHECKTVTLRTRPLKGRMMSFYLDYYPGYRDKETMKVIRHESLGIYVYANPRNKREQNFNEVMTEKAEAIRCRRFESVVNERYDFFDKYKLKADFLEHYRKQLRKHDQKWEFVYLHFNNFVHGKCTFEEIDIDLCNKFREYLLTAKKLRRKGRITRNSASGYWSTFRGFLKILYRNGMIKTNVNDFLDKIETEDVVKEYLSVDELYKLAETPCKKPILKIASLFSCMTSLRISDILALCWEDIVDYSAGGKCVHIITQKNKAEDIIPISEEALGLIGYNSEKKGLVFKGLMRSWTQIPMKEWIRSAGITKNITFHSYRRTFATLQAAAGTDIRTIQSIMAHKSITTTQRYIKVVDANKREASKKITLTRKD, from the coding sequence ATGCATGAATGTAAAACAGTAACGTTGAGAACACGTCCGTTAAAAGGTAGAATGATGTCTTTCTATCTAGATTATTATCCTGGGTATCGAGACAAAGAGACTATGAAAGTTATCCGTCATGAATCGCTTGGCATCTATGTCTATGCCAATCCGAGAAACAAACGAGAACAGAATTTCAACGAGGTAATGACCGAGAAAGCCGAAGCCATCCGTTGCCGCAGGTTCGAGTCAGTTGTCAATGAACGGTATGACTTCTTTGACAAGTACAAACTCAAGGCAGACTTCTTGGAGCATTATCGCAAGCAACTCCGTAAGCATGACCAGAAATGGGAGTTTGTCTATCTGCATTTCAACAACTTCGTACATGGTAAATGTACTTTTGAAGAGATTGACATAGACCTTTGCAACAAGTTTCGGGAGTATCTGCTCACAGCTAAAAAACTGAGACGCAAAGGACGCATAACACGAAACTCCGCATCGGGATACTGGTCTACCTTCAGGGGATTCCTGAAAATACTCTACCGCAATGGAATGATAAAGACCAATGTCAATGATTTTTTGGATAAGATTGAAACAGAGGATGTAGTCAAGGAGTATCTGTCTGTAGATGAACTGTACAAGTTGGCTGAAACACCGTGCAAGAAGCCCATTCTGAAAATAGCATCGCTGTTTTCATGTATGACCAGTTTACGTATCAGTGATATACTCGCACTATGCTGGGAAGATATTGTAGACTACTCAGCCGGAGGGAAATGCGTACATATCATTACACAAAAAAACAAAGCGGAAGATATCATTCCTATTAGTGAAGAAGCATTGGGATTGATAGGCTATAATTCTGAAAAGAAAGGTTTGGTATTCAAGGGACTTATGCGTAGTTGGACGCAAATCCCAATGAAAGAGTGGATTCGTTCTGCCGGAATTACCAAGAACATAACATTTCACTCGTATCGTAGAACATTTGCAACGCTACAAGCAGCTGCCGGAACGGACATCCGCACCATACAGAGCATCATGGCACACAAGAGTATCACCACCACTCAAAGGTATATCAAAGTAGTGGATGCCAACAAACGTGAAGCTAGCAAGAAGATTACCTTGACACGGAAGGACTGA
- a CDS encoding helix-turn-helix domain-containing protein, giving the protein MEKDQLTFNDLPTVVGELCDRIASMENLLTEKLSKQYETKENTHVPMTVQEACNYLKMPLSTFYYKVKKDDIPVIKQGKHLYIYRDELDRWLESSRKTPAPQSFEEENESMLASHRRKPNPKNW; this is encoded by the coding sequence ATGGAAAAAGACCAACTGACATTCAACGACCTGCCGACTGTGGTGGGCGAACTATGCGACAGAATCGCAAGTATGGAAAATCTGCTAACGGAGAAACTTTCCAAGCAGTACGAAACCAAAGAGAACACGCACGTTCCCATGACCGTACAGGAGGCTTGCAACTATCTTAAAATGCCGTTGTCAACCTTTTATTACAAGGTCAAAAAGGATGATATTCCGGTTATAAAACAAGGAAAACATCTCTACATCTATCGTGATGAACTGGATAGATGGCTGGAATCTTCCCGAAAGACTCCGGCTCCGCAAAGTTTTGAGGAAGAGAATGAGTCCATGCTCGCATCCCATCGTCGTAAACCGAACCCGAAAAACTGGTAA
- the mnmE gene encoding tRNA uridine-5-carboxymethylaminomethyl(34) synthesis GTPase MnmE yields the protein MNQDTICAIATAQGGAIGSIRVSGPEAISITSRIFKPAKAGKLFNDQKPYTLTFGRIYDGEEIIDEVLVSLFRAPHSYTGENSTEITCHGSSYILQQVMQLLIKNGCRMAQPGEYTQRAFLNGKMDLSQAEAVADLIASSSAATHRLAMSQMRGGFSKELTDLRNKLLNFTSMIELELDFSEEDVEFADRSALRKLADEIEQVISRLVHSFSVGNAIKNGVPVAIIGETNAGKSTLLNVLLNEERAIVSDIHGTTRDVIEDTINIGGVTFRFIDTAGIRETNDTIESLGIERTFQKLDQAEIVLWMIDSVNAASQIEQLSEKIIPRCEGKHLIAVFNKADLIEEKQKEDLLTLLKDFSKEYTESIFISAKQRGNTEELQKMLINAAHLPTVTQNDIIVTNVRHYEALSKALEAIHRVQDGLDSQISGDFLSQDIRECIFFISDIAGEVTNDMVLQNIFQHFCIGK from the coding sequence ATGAACCAAGATACTATTTGTGCCATCGCTACTGCCCAGGGAGGAGCTATCGGAAGCATCCGTGTTTCCGGTCCGGAAGCCATTTCTATCACTAGCCGTATCTTCAAACCTGCAAAAGCCGGCAAACTATTTAATGATCAAAAGCCATACACGCTGACTTTCGGACGTATCTATGACGGAGAAGAAATCATTGATGAAGTACTCGTTAGTCTTTTCCGTGCTCCTCATTCTTACACGGGAGAAAATAGTACGGAAATTACGTGTCATGGTTCTTCTTATATCCTCCAGCAAGTAATGCAACTACTCATCAAGAACGGCTGCCGTATGGCTCAACCGGGAGAATACACACAACGTGCTTTCCTCAATGGGAAAATGGATTTAAGTCAGGCAGAAGCTGTTGCCGACCTGATTGCTTCTTCATCTGCCGCGACCCACCGTTTGGCAATGAGTCAAATGCGGGGAGGTTTTAGCAAAGAACTGACAGACTTGCGTAACAAGTTGCTGAACTTCACGTCCATGATTGAACTGGAACTGGATTTCAGTGAGGAAGATGTGGAATTTGCCGACCGTTCGGCATTACGGAAGTTGGCCGATGAAATTGAGCAAGTTATTTCCCGACTAGTCCATTCGTTTAGTGTAGGCAATGCTATCAAGAATGGTGTTCCTGTTGCCATTATCGGTGAGACAAATGCTGGAAAATCGACCCTGTTGAATGTACTATTGAATGAGGAGAGGGCAATTGTCAGTGATATTCACGGAACAACGCGCGATGTCATCGAAGATACGATTAATATAGGAGGCGTCACCTTTCGATTCATCGATACTGCCGGAATCCGTGAAACAAATGATACAATTGAAAGTTTGGGCATTGAACGTACTTTCCAGAAACTGGATCAGGCAGAGATTGTTCTTTGGATGATAGATTCTGTGAATGCTGCTTCTCAAATAGAACAATTATCTGAAAAAATTATTCCTCGTTGCGAAGGAAAACATCTGATTGCAGTATTCAACAAAGCTGATTTGATCGAAGAAAAGCAAAAGGAGGATTTACTAACTTTACTAAAAGACTTCTCAAAAGAATATACAGAGTCCATTTTCATATCAGCCAAACAACGGGGGAACACGGAAGAACTTCAAAAAATGCTCATTAATGCAGCTCACTTACCCACAGTAACGCAAAACGACATTATTGTAACAAACGTAAGACATTATGAGGCATTAAGCAAAGCACTTGAAGCAATCCATAGAGTACAAGACGGACTTGATTCTCAAATCTCCGGAGACTTCCTTTCGCAAGATATACGGGAGTGCATTTTCTTCATTTCAGACATAGCCGGTGAGGTCACAAATGACATGGTACTTCAAAATATCTTTCAGCATTTTTGCATCGGCAAATGA
- a CDS encoding NAD(P)-dependent oxidoreductase, translating into MKEVKKVVLIGASGFVGSALLNETLNRGFEVTAVVRHPEKIKIENESLKVTKADVSSLEEVYEVCKGADAVISAFNPGWNNPDIYDETIKVYLTIIDGVKKAGVNRFLMVGGAGSLFIAPGLRLMDSGEVPENLLPGVKALGEFYLKFLTKEKEVDWVFFSPAADMRPGVRTGRYRLGKDDMIVDIVGNSHISVEDYAAAMIDELEHPQHHQERFTIGY; encoded by the coding sequence ATGAAGGAAGTAAAGAAGGTTGTACTCATCGGAGCGAGTGGTTTTGTTGGCTCAGCTCTTTTGAATGAGACTTTGAACCGTGGCTTTGAAGTGACAGCCGTGGTTCGGCACCCTGAAAAGATAAAGATAGAAAATGAGAGTCTGAAAGTGACGAAGGCGGATGTGTCTTCTCTTGAAGAAGTATACGAAGTTTGTAAAGGGGCGGATGCCGTTATCAGTGCGTTTAATCCGGGATGGAATAATCCCGATATATATGATGAGACAATTAAAGTCTATCTGACTATTATTGACGGAGTGAAGAAAGCAGGAGTCAACCGTTTTCTTATGGTAGGCGGTGCAGGTTCATTGTTTATTGCGCCCGGCTTGCGATTAATGGATTCCGGTGAAGTACCCGAGAATCTTTTGCCCGGAGTAAAAGCTTTGGGAGAGTTTTATCTGAAGTTCCTGACGAAAGAGAAAGAAGTGGACTGGGTGTTTTTCTCTCCGGCAGCGGATATGCGACCGGGAGTACGTACGGGACGTTATCGTCTGGGAAAGGATGACATGATTGTGGACATTGTGGGGAACAGCCATATTTCTGTAGAGGATTATGCGGCCGCCATGATTGATGAACTGGAACATCCGCAACATCATCAAGAGAGATTTACGATTGGTTATTGA
- a CDS encoding helix-turn-helix domain-containing protein produces the protein MEVRKICQRCGKPFIAQKTTTCYCSHQCSNLGYKERIRERKRQLKRSQELLQPRQAAEGQDFFSFAQAAKLMGVTRQYIYKLVKESKLRASRISGKKSLIRRADIELMMKTKPYERIMPKEDFDITEYYTAEEIAEKYKVNAKWVWTYTRQHKVPKVRIRQFNYYSKKHIDAAFAKYEVDSDLTEWYTPEDIQEKYGMTRVAIRSQVYRNNIPSKKEHGQIFYSKLHFDLSKSSEQESKAEYYTVKEAMEKFKLSRDSVYGILQFHQINREKNGRFVRFLKVEFDRVMGVHK, from the coding sequence ATGGAAGTAAGAAAGATTTGTCAACGGTGTGGAAAGCCATTTATAGCTCAAAAGACAACGACCTGCTATTGTAGCCATCAGTGTTCCAATCTTGGCTACAAAGAACGCATCCGGGAACGCAAGCGGCAGTTGAAACGCTCGCAAGAGTTGCTACAACCTCGACAAGCCGCCGAGGGACAGGATTTCTTCTCTTTTGCCCAAGCAGCAAAGTTGATGGGCGTAACCAGACAATACATATATAAATTGGTAAAGGAATCCAAACTTCGGGCTTCACGCATCAGTGGTAAGAAGTCGCTCATTCGTCGTGCTGACATCGAACTAATGATGAAAACCAAACCGTATGAGCGCATCATGCCTAAAGAGGACTTCGACATCACTGAGTATTACACTGCTGAAGAAATTGCAGAGAAATATAAGGTCAACGCCAAATGGGTGTGGACTTATACACGGCAGCACAAAGTTCCGAAGGTACGAATACGCCAATTCAACTATTATAGCAAGAAACATATCGATGCTGCCTTTGCCAAATACGAGGTGGATTCCGACTTGACCGAATGGTACACACCGGAAGATATTCAGGAAAAATACGGTATGACACGCGTCGCCATCCGTTCGCAGGTGTATCGGAACAATATCCCATCCAAGAAGGAACATGGGCAGATATTCTACTCAAAGCTCCACTTCGACCTCTCGAAGAGTTCAGAACAGGAGAGCAAAGCGGAATACTATACCGTCAAGGAGGCTATGGAAAAATTCAAACTCTCCCGCGACTCTGTTTACGGAATTCTGCAATTCCATCAGATCAATCGCGAGAAGAACGGACGGTTCGTCCGATTCCTAAAAGTAGAGTTTGACAGGGTTATGGGTGTTCACAAATAA